The sequence GTGAGTAAAACAGGTTCGTAGTAAGGACTTTAGTCCTCAAGGTTCGTAGTAAGGACTTTAGTCCTCAAGGTTCGTAGTAAGGACTTTAGTCCTCAAGGTTCGTAGTAAGGACTTTAGTCCTCGGCGGACTGAAGTCCTCACTACAAACCGATGAAGGTTCGTAGTAAGGACTTTAGTCCTCGGCGGACTGAAGTCCTCACTACAAACTAATGGGAAATACCCACTCTTTGTACTTGCTATCGCGATTTTCGATAATTGCCGTCAGCTTGTCCAAAATCTTTTCGGTGATGGGTCTATTTTTCGGCAATTGATAGTTTTCTACTCGGTTAATTGGCGTAACTTTGGCGGCGGTTCCGCACAGAAAAATCTCGTCTGCAATCAACAATTCTGATTTGTCAACTGGTCTTTCTGTAACTTCTATTCCTAAGTCTCGGGCGATGGTGATTACGCTGTCTCTGGTAATTCCTTCGAGAATATCTTGCTCGAAACCAGGAGTAACTAATTTACCATTTCTCGCGACAAATATGTTCATCCCGGAAGCTTCGCTGACTTTCCCTTGGGTGTTCATCATAATTGCTTCGTCGAAGCCGGATTCTACTGCTTCGGTTTTGGCTAGGGCTGATGTAATGTATGCGCCGCTAATTTTACCTCTTAGGGGTAAGCTGCGGTCTTCTTGGCGGTACCAAGAGCTAATTCTACAGTTTACTCCTTCTTTGGGTAAGTAGTCTGATAGTTCCAATCCGTAGACAAAGAAGTCTGTTT comes from Microcoleus sp. bin38.metabat.b11b12b14.051 and encodes:
- a CDS encoding branched-chain amino acid transaminase, with the translated sequence MDSFLPIAYFQNQFLPFTDAKISIATHALHYGTGVLGGLRGIPDPQNGDRILLFRLDRHCQRLSQSARFLNCDLPADKIQQVITDFVQKNQPTKSFYIRPFIYTSSLGIAPRLHNVETDFFVYGLELSDYLPKEGVNCRISSWYRQEDRSLPLRGKISGAYITSALAKTEAVESGFDEAIMMNTQGKVSEASGMNIFVARNGKLVTPGFEQDILEGITRDSVITIARDLGIEVTERPVDKSELLIADEIFLCGTAAKVTPINRVENYQLPKNRPITEKILDKLTAIIENRDSKYKEWVFPISL